Below is a window of Cupriavidus sp. MP-37 DNA.
ATCGACGCCGCGCGCGGCAAGGGCGCGCAGGCGGTGGTGCTGCTGTCGCACAACGGCATGGACGTCGACCTGAAACTGGCCTCGCGCGTGCGCGGGCTCGACGCCATCCTGGGCGGCCATACCCATGACGGTGTGCCCGCGCCGGTGGCGGTGAAGAACGCCGGCGGCACCACGCTGGTGACCAATGCCGGCTCCAACGGCAAGTTCCTCGGCGTGCTCGATTTCGACGTGAAAAACGGCAAGGTGGCGGATTTCCGCTACCGGCTGCTGCCGGTGTTCGCCAACTACCTGCCGGCCGACCCGGCCATGGATGCGCTCATCAGCAAGGTACGGGCGCCGTATGAAAAGAAGCTGTCCGAAGTCCTCGCCGTCAACCGTGGCCTGCTGTACCGCCGCGGCAATTTCAACGGCACCTTCGACCAGCTGATCCTCGACGGCCTGATGCAGGTGCAGGGCGCGCAGATCGCGTTCTCGCCGGGCTTCCGCTGGGGCACCACGCTGCTGCCGGGCCAGGCCATCACCATGGAGCACCTGATGGACCAGACCGCGATCACGTACCCGTACACCACGGTGACGCAGATGAGCGGCGCGACCATCAAGACCATCCTCGAAGACGTCGCCGACAACCTGTTCAATCCCGACCCGTACTACCAGCAGGGCGGCGACATGGTGCGTGTCGGCGGCCTGCAATACACCATCGATCCGGCCGCCGGCATGGGCAAGCGCATCACCGACATGCGCCTGGCCGGCAAGCCGCTCGACGCCGCCAGGACCTACAAGGTGGCCGGCTGGGCCCCGGTGGCCGAAGAAGCCCGCGAGGCCGGCGGCGCGCCGGTCTGGGACGTGATGGCGCAGTGGCTGCGCAGCACCCGCGAAGTCAGCGCGCGCCCGCTGAACCTGCCGCGCGTGCGCGGCATGGATGGCAATGCCGGCATCGCGGCGTGATGTGGCAAACAGCACGCATGGGGGCGCGGAGGATTGAAGCGCGCCGCCCAAGTACGCTACAATCCTCCGCGACGGGCCGATAGCTCAGCTGGGAGAGCGCTGCGTTCGCAATGCAGAGGTCGGGAGTTCGATCCTCCTTCGGTCCACCAGAATTTTTCCCGTCCGCAAGACGCACGAATACCCCGGAGCCGCCAGGCTGCCGGGGTTTTTTGTTGGCGGCGTTCCCGCCGCCCCCTCACAACGCCGCAGCGACCTGCACCGGCAGCGTTTCCAGCCCCAGCAACTCCCTGAATCCCGCCTCATGATGCCGCAGCGCATGCGGCGCATACCAGGCGTTGGCGGCCCGGCCGATGCGCCAG
It encodes the following:
- the soxB gene encoding thiosulfohydrolase SoxB, whose amino-acid sequence is MNRREFLQVLAIAGAGGMTFPHQDAHAAQAADAMYDLPRFGNVHLLHFTDCHAQLRPVYFREPNVNLGIGDYAGKPPHLVGEALLRHYGIRPGTAQAHAFTYLDFNEAARRYGKVGGFAHLATLVKRLKAGRPGALLLDGGDTWQGSATALWTKGQDMVDAALALGVDVMTPHWEMTLGAERVREIVDKDFKGKVAFLAQNIKTNDFGDPVFDPYVIREINGVPVAIIGQAFPYTPIANPRYFVPDWTFGIQEENLQQVIDAARGKGAQAVVLLSHNGMDVDLKLASRVRGLDAILGGHTHDGVPAPVAVKNAGGTTLVTNAGSNGKFLGVLDFDVKNGKVADFRYRLLPVFANYLPADPAMDALISKVRAPYEKKLSEVLAVNRGLLYRRGNFNGTFDQLILDGLMQVQGAQIAFSPGFRWGTTLLPGQAITMEHLMDQTAITYPYTTVTQMSGATIKTILEDVADNLFNPDPYYQQGGDMVRVGGLQYTIDPAAGMGKRITDMRLAGKPLDAARTYKVAGWAPVAEEAREAGGAPVWDVMAQWLRSTREVSARPLNLPRVRGMDGNAGIAA